In the Tamandua tetradactyla isolate mTamTet1 chromosome 8, mTamTet1.pri, whole genome shotgun sequence genome, GAAACCTTGTGTCCTTTACCTTTGACATGAACGAGGGAACcacaaagttttatttaaaattcgtTTTCTCCAACCTGTCCCCCAGGGCAGTCAGCCAGCCCTCCACTGCACTCACATAATGTTCTGTGCATGACCCTGTCGCTGTTCCTATCATTTGTTTTTGTACTGTTCCATCTTTCTGGGGGAAATTTTACCTACCTGAGAGTCAGAACAGTCCCTTACTCAATGCTGTAGGTTCTCTAGAACCCACCAGAATACCAGAGAAAAAGATGAAGTGATGTGAGAACAATGTCAACATTGAATTAGTGACTAGTAAGTTGAGTGTGTGTCTGGATCGTTATATtctaggagaaaagagaagaaatgggtGTAGAAGAGTGAAAAATGGACTTCATCACCCCCTACATTGCAATCAGAGGAACCAATCTTTCATCTTCTTGAACAATATCAATCGCTTCCTCACAGCTATGTGCAATTGGTATCTTCACTTTCAAACCACTTCTTCCAAATATTGGGACTGTCACAAATTATGAAGATAagatatagaaagaaattatGTGGCAGAGCCCACATCTACCAAGTGAAAATAATTCTGTAAACAAAATAGAAGTTGACTTGCTTTTCTgtatagaataaattaaaatctccAATTTTTGAGCAAATTTGATACAACTGAAAGGCCACAGGAGTGGCTACTTATTTGGATATATTGTAACAGTTAATCATAGATATGGCAATCTATGTTGTCATAAGAGacccaaaagaaaggaagaaacttaCTAGTACAAATTTGGAGAcgcacagccacaaaaatcttagttatttttcttccaatcgTATATATATAACTTTGAACTGCCCTCTGGATAACTACAAACCAATGCAGTGCTTTCTTGTTAAAGTCTGTTCTTACCAGATATCACCAATTTTTTACTGTTTATGTAAGtataaaatagaaacattttcaCGAAATAATGTTTTATCAATGAAGtgaatgttttccaaattttttcgGATGCACAGTGGGAAATTCTGTTTTATATCATAACCTAGTAAATACCTAACAGCTCTGTGCACACAAACATTTAACCGAAAGCaatcttcatgaaacaatatttaaCCTTCATAGTCTTCAACACTGGTATTTTCTGTAATGTACTAATCTGCTTTTCTATTTTACtgtatttcattaaaaatcatGCTTAGATATTATTTAATTGCTCCCATAAACCAACATATAATATCCCTCTTAGCTTAGTAATTCTTGTTTTAATGGGATTTTATTGTGAtacattcacatatcatataatcatcttattgtgatatattcacataccatataatcaaaCTACACAATCAATATTTCACAGTATCATAgaagttatgcattcatcaccaacattttttaacatttcattactccaaaaaataaaaataaacataaataagaaagaaaacccaaaacatcccataccctttatctcccccaatattatttttgtccttatttttttacttttatctatccatacactggataaagggagtgtcagccaccatattctcacaataacacagtcacactgtaaaagctgtacagttataatcatcttcaagaatcaagcctactggaatatagttcctCAGGTTCAGTTAGTTCCTTCTAGCTATTTAACTCTAAAATTAGAATAgctaattctaattctaatattATAGAATATAGAATTCCAATATTATAGAATAGCTAATTCTAATTCTAAAATTAGAATATTCTAATTGTAATTCTAGCTATTCTATTCTAAAACCTAAAAAGAGATaccaatataatgcataagaataatctctagaatGTCCTCTCACCTcaatttggaatctctcagccagtgaaaatttattttattttctttctctaccccttttggtcaggaagtctttctcaattccatgaggCTGGGtgctggctcatccccaggaccCATGTCCTATGTTATCAGGGAGAAATCCTAATGCATCAGAGAGTTAGGTTGCCATGTTTGCAGCAGCAAAAATCAGCTTTTATAATTGCTATTCATGTTCCAGCTaagaagttttctttttcctctttagtTTCTGAAAAGACATAACAATTCTATCAAAAGTAAACATAGAACACATAAAACATTAACCCAAATCATGTTATTTCCCTTCTCTATATTGTTTAGAGTGATAGATATATCCCACTAGCATTGCACAAAGAATAAACGAACACATATCTTATAATATGCTGTGTCCACTGCAATCTGTAAGTTGCCCCAGGTAAACAAAAAATTGTGATATCATCATATATCATGAGTTAGTAAGTAACTTTTATCTTGATTTTACAGACCATTAAAAGGAGGCTGCAGAAATATATGGCACACTATGACAGCAACCAAAATGGTACCATCCCGAGTGAGGTGTCAGACTTCCTCCTGAACTGCTTTGTCAGGTCCCCCAGCTGGCAGCTCTGGCTGTCCCTGCCCCTCGGCCTCCTCTTCCTGCTGGCCATGGGGGCCAACGCCACCCTTCTAATCACCATCCGGCTGGAGGCCTCTCTGCACGAGCCCATGTACTACCTGCTCAGCCTCCTCTCCAGTCTGGACATCGTGCTCTGCCTCACTGTCATGCCCAAGGTCCTGGCCATCTTCTGGTTTGACTTCAGGTCCATCagcttctttttctgctttctccaGATGTTCATCATGAATTGCTTCCTGGCCATGGAATCCTGCACATTTATggtcatggcctatgaccgctatgtggccatctgtcacccactgAGGTACCCATCCATCATCACTGATCAGTTTGTAGTCAaggctctcattttcattctggcGAGAAATGTCCTTCTTACCTTGCCCATCCCCATTCTCTCGGCACGACTCTACTATTGTGGAAGAAATATCATTGAGAACTGCATCTGTGCCAATATGTCTGTCTCCAGGCTCTCCTGCAGCAACGTCACCATCAATCGCTTCTACCAATTTGCTGCAGGTTGGACACTGCTAGGGTCTGACCTCATACTTATCTTCCTTTCCTACACCCTCATACTGCGAGCTGTGCTGAGACTCAAGGCAGAGGGTGCTGTGACCAAGGCCCTAAGCACATGCGGCTCTCACTTCATCCTCATCCTCTTCTTCAGCACCATCCTCCTGGTCTTCATCCTGACTCACGTGGCTAAGAAGAAGGTCTCCCCTGAAGTGCCGGTCTTGCTTAATGTCCTCCACCATGTCATCCCCGCAGCCCTCAACCCCATTGTGTATGGGGTGCGAACCCAGGAAATCAAGCAAGGAATCCAGAGACTACTGAAGAAAGGGTGGTGATGAGGACAACTGCAGTTGGACCTCTGCAGTCCTAAAGGAGGATGACTCTTCCAAATTACCCATGGACGAGTGGCTTGGAAAACACAGTTCTGCGCTCTAATCTCAATCTGGGTAAACTACATATTGTGTCTTCTATTCTAACTCTTCAGggtttcattgtttgtttttttcc is a window encoding:
- the LOC143643607 gene encoding olfactory receptor 56A3-like, with the protein product MAHYDSNQNGTIPSEVSDFLLNCFVRSPSWQLWLSLPLGLLFLLAMGANATLLITIRLEASLHEPMYYLLSLLSSLDIVLCLTVMPKVLAIFWFDFRSISFFFCFLQMFIMNCFLAMESCTFMVMAYDRYVAICHPLRYPSIITDQFVVKALIFILARNVLLTLPIPILSARLYYCGRNIIENCICANMSVSRLSCSNVTINRFYQFAAGWTLLGSDLILIFLSYTLILRAVLRLKAEGAVTKALSTCGSHFILILFFSTILLVFILTHVAKKKVSPEVPVLLNVLHHVIPAALNPIVYGVRTQEIKQGIQRLLKKGW